In a single window of the Zea mays cultivar B73 chromosome 5, Zm-B73-REFERENCE-NAM-5.0, whole genome shotgun sequence genome:
- the LOC103626047 gene encoding serine/threonine-protein kinase Nek2 isoform X2 has translation MDQYEVLEQIGKGAFGSALLVRHKLERKKYVLKKIRLARQTDRTRRSAHQEMQLIANVRNPFIVEHKDSWVDKGCYVCIVIGYCEGGDMAEAIKRANDTHFSEEKLCQWLVQLLMALDYLHAHHILHRDVKCSNIFLTRDQNIRLGDFGLAKILTADDLAFSIVGTPSYMCPELLADIPYGTKSDIWSLGCCMYEMAALKPAFRAFDMQNLINKITKSIVSPLPTRYSGAFRRLVRSMLRRSPEHRPSAAELLKHPHLQPYVLQLHLKSHLSRSIVPVHQSPSEKRMTFAAEPVCRSKGRRNSLGSERMIAAFSKPSPDRSSVSSIRSVKDDYTATQSVRELSVDESMVEVASKPVASRTSDVMRTPKATPWKMMTTLRNRLEAPQASYDRTSHTEFSRTPVDKRNSRVARRASLPLPVFETPKQRSSMSVLERLESPDVSVNSPRIDRIAEFPLASCEDPLFSTVKPPTPASASASATPPFVDRSITKDKCTAQTLRSAAHDGGNGRSEDGGGLSSGRTTTTAASSGGTSGSLQPKGRFDTTSYQQRAEALEGLLEFSAQLLQQERYEELGVLLRPFGPDEMVSPRETAIWLTKSFKEAMATGL, from the exons CTCGCCGGTCCGCCCACCAAGAG ATGCAGCTCATTGCTAATGTGAGGAATCCATTCATTGTGGAGCACAAGGATTCATGGGTGGATAAG GGTTGCTACGTCTGCATTGTTATAGGGTACTGCGAGGGAGGAGACAT GGCTGAAGCTATTAAAAGGGCTAATGATACCCACTTTTCTGAGGAG AAGCTTTGCCAGTGGCTAGTGCAGCTTCTCAtggcccttgactatttgcatgcACATCACATTCTTCACCGTGATGTGAAG TGCTCGAATATATTTCTCACTAGGGACCAAAACATAAGACTCG GTGACTTTGGTCTCGCAAAAATATTGACCGCCGATGATTTGGCATTCTCG ATTGTAGGAACACCAAGTTACATGTGCCCAGAACTCCTCGCCGATATACCTTATGGTACCAAATCTGACATTTGGTCACTAG GATGCTGCATGTATGAAATGGCTGCGCTCAAACCTGCTTTTAGAGCTTTT GATATGCAAAACCTTATCAACAAGATTACCAAGTCGATAGTATCACCTTTGCCAACAAGATATTCTGGTGCATT TCGAAGACTTGTTAGGAGCATGCTACGGAGAAGTCCAGAGCATAGGCCAAGT GCAGCCGAACTACTTAAGCATCCACATCTGCAGCCGTACGTCCTGCAACTCCATCTGAAGTCACACCTTTCTCGCAGCATAGTTCCTGTTCACCAGTCTCCAAGCgagaagaggatgacattcgccgCAGAGCCCGTTTGCAGAAGCAAGGGCAGGAGGAACTCTTTAGGCAGCGAAAGGATGATAGCAGCCTTTAGCAAACCTTCTCCTGATAGAAGTTCTGTCAGCTCTATTCGGAGTGTCAAGGACGACTACACCGCCACACAGAGTGTCAGAGAGCTATCGGTTGATGAAAGCATGGTCGAGGTTGCTAGTAAACCCGTGGCATCAAGGACCTCAGATGTCATGAGGACTCCGAAGGCGACTCCGTGGAAGATGATGACGACTCTGAGGAATCGGCTAGAAGCTCCACAAGCATCATATGACAGAACGAGTCATACAGAG TTTTCAAGAACACCGGTTGACAAGAGGAACAGCCGCGTGGCCCGCAGAGCATCGCTTCCTCTGCCCGTATTTGAGACCCCGAAGCAGCGCAGCAGCATGAGCGTCCTGGAGCGGCTGGAGTCCCCCGACGTCTCCGTGAACTCGCCTCGCATCGACAGAATCGCCGAGTTTCCGCTAGCTTCGTGCGAGGACCCCTTGTTCTCGACCGTGAAGCCACCGACACCcgccagcgccagcgccagcgccacGCCTCCGTTCGTGGACCGGTCCATCACCAAGGACAAGTGCACGGCCCAGACGCTCCGGTCCGCGGCCCACGACGGTGGCAACGGCAGAAGCGAGGACGGCGGCGGTTTGTCCTCGGGTCGCACCACCACCACGGCAGCGTCAAGCGGTGGGACGTCGGGGTCGTTGCAGCCGAAGGGGCGGTTCGACACGACGTCGTACCAGCAGCGCGCGGAGGCGCTGGAGGGCCTGCTGGAGTTCAGCGCGCAGCTGCTGCAGCAGGAGCGGTACGAGGAGCTCGGGGTCCTGCTGAGGCCGTTCGGCCCCGACGAGATGGTGTCCCCCAGGGAGACGGCCATCTGGCTCACCAAGAGCTTCAAGGAGGCGATGGCCACGGGCTTGTAG
- the LOC103626047 gene encoding serine/threonine-protein kinase Nek2 isoform X1, which yields MDQYEVLEQIGKGAFGSALLVRHKLERKKYVLKKIRLARQTDRTRRSAHQEMQLIANVRNPFIVEHKDSWVDKGCYVCIVIGYCEGGDMAEAIKRANDTHFSEEKLCQWLVQLLMALDYLHAHHILHRDVKCSNIFLTRDQNIRLGDFGLAKILTADDLAFSIVGTPSYMCPELLADIPYGTKSDIWSLGCCMYEMAALKPAFRAFDMQNLINKITKSIVSPLPTRYSGAFRRLVRSMLRRSPEHRPSAAELLKHPHLQPYVLQLHLKSHLSRSIVPVHQSPSEKRMTFAAEPVCRSKGRRNSLGSERMIAAFSKPSPDRSSVSSIRSVKDDYTATQSVRELSVDESMVEVASKPVASRTSDVMRTPKATPWKMMTTLRNRLEAPQASYDRTSHTEQFSRTPVDKRNSRVARRASLPLPVFETPKQRSSMSVLERLESPDVSVNSPRIDRIAEFPLASCEDPLFSTVKPPTPASASASATPPFVDRSITKDKCTAQTLRSAAHDGGNGRSEDGGGLSSGRTTTTAASSGGTSGSLQPKGRFDTTSYQQRAEALEGLLEFSAQLLQQERYEELGVLLRPFGPDEMVSPRETAIWLTKSFKEAMATGL from the exons CTCGCCGGTCCGCCCACCAAGAG ATGCAGCTCATTGCTAATGTGAGGAATCCATTCATTGTGGAGCACAAGGATTCATGGGTGGATAAG GGTTGCTACGTCTGCATTGTTATAGGGTACTGCGAGGGAGGAGACAT GGCTGAAGCTATTAAAAGGGCTAATGATACCCACTTTTCTGAGGAG AAGCTTTGCCAGTGGCTAGTGCAGCTTCTCAtggcccttgactatttgcatgcACATCACATTCTTCACCGTGATGTGAAG TGCTCGAATATATTTCTCACTAGGGACCAAAACATAAGACTCG GTGACTTTGGTCTCGCAAAAATATTGACCGCCGATGATTTGGCATTCTCG ATTGTAGGAACACCAAGTTACATGTGCCCAGAACTCCTCGCCGATATACCTTATGGTACCAAATCTGACATTTGGTCACTAG GATGCTGCATGTATGAAATGGCTGCGCTCAAACCTGCTTTTAGAGCTTTT GATATGCAAAACCTTATCAACAAGATTACCAAGTCGATAGTATCACCTTTGCCAACAAGATATTCTGGTGCATT TCGAAGACTTGTTAGGAGCATGCTACGGAGAAGTCCAGAGCATAGGCCAAGT GCAGCCGAACTACTTAAGCATCCACATCTGCAGCCGTACGTCCTGCAACTCCATCTGAAGTCACACCTTTCTCGCAGCATAGTTCCTGTTCACCAGTCTCCAAGCgagaagaggatgacattcgccgCAGAGCCCGTTTGCAGAAGCAAGGGCAGGAGGAACTCTTTAGGCAGCGAAAGGATGATAGCAGCCTTTAGCAAACCTTCTCCTGATAGAAGTTCTGTCAGCTCTATTCGGAGTGTCAAGGACGACTACACCGCCACACAGAGTGTCAGAGAGCTATCGGTTGATGAAAGCATGGTCGAGGTTGCTAGTAAACCCGTGGCATCAAGGACCTCAGATGTCATGAGGACTCCGAAGGCGACTCCGTGGAAGATGATGACGACTCTGAGGAATCGGCTAGAAGCTCCACAAGCATCATATGACAGAACGAGTCATACAGAG CAGTTTTCAAGAACACCGGTTGACAAGAGGAACAGCCGCGTGGCCCGCAGAGCATCGCTTCCTCTGCCCGTATTTGAGACCCCGAAGCAGCGCAGCAGCATGAGCGTCCTGGAGCGGCTGGAGTCCCCCGACGTCTCCGTGAACTCGCCTCGCATCGACAGAATCGCCGAGTTTCCGCTAGCTTCGTGCGAGGACCCCTTGTTCTCGACCGTGAAGCCACCGACACCcgccagcgccagcgccagcgccacGCCTCCGTTCGTGGACCGGTCCATCACCAAGGACAAGTGCACGGCCCAGACGCTCCGGTCCGCGGCCCACGACGGTGGCAACGGCAGAAGCGAGGACGGCGGCGGTTTGTCCTCGGGTCGCACCACCACCACGGCAGCGTCAAGCGGTGGGACGTCGGGGTCGTTGCAGCCGAAGGGGCGGTTCGACACGACGTCGTACCAGCAGCGCGCGGAGGCGCTGGAGGGCCTGCTGGAGTTCAGCGCGCAGCTGCTGCAGCAGGAGCGGTACGAGGAGCTCGGGGTCCTGCTGAGGCCGTTCGGCCCCGACGAGATGGTGTCCCCCAGGGAGACGGCCATCTGGCTCACCAAGAGCTTCAAGGAGGCGATGGCCACGGGCTTGTAG